A part of Planococcus sp. MB-3u-03 genomic DNA contains:
- a CDS encoding GNAT family N-acetyltransferase: MPHLYTDRLELMTFTTEMMQAATSTRDKLEQATGYSVASGYPSETYKEILPYKIQRYRHFPEENEWEGLIIHKQDQCVIGDMGFRRSTDNPKEIELGYSIVPAYEGYGYATEMAEAIIEWGLKLEGVERIIASCDPNNAGSARVLEKAGFTSLGEREGKIYWST; the protein is encoded by the coding sequence ATGCCGCATCTTTATACAGATAGGTTAGAGTTGATGACTTTCACGACAGAAATGATGCAAGCCGCGACCTCTACTCGGGACAAGCTGGAACAGGCCACAGGCTATTCCGTAGCCAGTGGGTATCCAAGTGAAACCTATAAAGAAATTCTTCCTTATAAAATTCAGCGCTACCGGCATTTCCCTGAGGAAAACGAATGGGAAGGGCTCATTATCCATAAGCAAGACCAGTGTGTCATCGGGGATATGGGCTTTCGGCGAAGTACCGACAATCCAAAAGAAATTGAATTGGGCTATAGCATCGTTCCCGCTTATGAAGGCTATGGATATGCGACGGAAATGGCCGAAGCAATTATTGAGTGGGGGCTTAAGCTAGAGGGAGTAGAGCGCATTATCGCGAGCTGCGACCCTAATAATGCAGGATCGGCCAGGGTTTTGGAAAAAGCGGGTTTCACCAGTTTGGGTGAGCGTGAAGGGAAAATTTACTGGTCGACATGA
- the proS gene encoding proline--tRNA ligase: MKKQMVEKITAMDEDFAQWYTDVVTKAELVDYSSVRGSMVIRPYGYAIWENIKDALDGEIKRTGHENVYMPLLIPESLLQKEKDHIEGFAPEVAWVTHGGDEKLAERLCIRPTSEVLFAEHYKNIIHSYRDLPKLYNQWSNVVRWEKTTRPFLRTLEFLWQEGHTCHETAEEAHEETLRMLEVYADICERVLAIPVIKGRKTEKEKFAGADYTYTIESLMHDGKALQSATSHNLGTGFAKSFGIEFLDREGALQPVHQTSWGFTTRIIGAMIMVHGDDQGLVLPPAVAPVQVRIVPIAQHKEGVLNAAYNLKNSLSSDVRVDIDASDKKPGWKFNETEMRGIPLRLEIGPKDIEQEKVVLVRRDTGEKIEVANNQIETEIARLLEEIQHGLYEKALAHRLSETRTVQSMEQFSEILNAQGGFIKAMWCGKRECEDAIKEQTQATSRCIPFESQAVSETCVYCSQPADELVYWAKAY; the protein is encoded by the coding sequence ATGAAAAAACAAATGGTTGAAAAAATCACGGCGATGGATGAAGACTTTGCACAATGGTATACCGACGTAGTGACGAAGGCGGAGCTCGTGGATTATTCGAGTGTACGGGGGTCGATGGTGATCCGTCCTTATGGCTATGCGATTTGGGAAAATATTAAAGATGCATTGGATGGGGAGATTAAACGCACGGGGCACGAAAATGTTTATATGCCGTTATTGATTCCAGAGAGCTTGCTTCAAAAAGAGAAAGACCATATCGAGGGATTTGCACCGGAAGTAGCTTGGGTGACGCATGGAGGAGATGAGAAACTGGCAGAACGACTGTGCATCCGCCCGACTTCCGAAGTGCTGTTCGCCGAGCACTATAAAAATATTATCCATTCCTATAGGGATTTGCCGAAGTTATACAATCAATGGTCGAATGTCGTGCGGTGGGAAAAAACGACACGCCCGTTCTTGAGAACCCTGGAATTTCTCTGGCAGGAAGGACATACATGCCACGAAACGGCAGAAGAGGCGCATGAAGAAACGCTCCGAATGCTCGAAGTATACGCGGATATCTGCGAACGGGTGCTGGCGATTCCAGTGATTAAAGGCCGCAAGACGGAAAAAGAGAAGTTTGCGGGCGCCGATTACACCTATACAATCGAAAGCTTGATGCATGACGGCAAAGCTTTGCAATCTGCGACTTCCCATAACTTGGGCACAGGGTTTGCCAAATCGTTCGGCATCGAGTTCCTTGACCGTGAAGGTGCCCTCCAGCCGGTCCACCAAACATCCTGGGGATTCACAACACGCATCATTGGTGCAATGATCATGGTCCATGGCGATGATCAGGGATTGGTCCTTCCGCCAGCGGTTGCTCCTGTCCAAGTAAGGATCGTACCGATTGCCCAGCATAAAGAAGGCGTGCTGAATGCTGCATATAATCTTAAAAACTCGCTATCATCCGATGTGCGTGTTGATATTGACGCCAGCGATAAAAAGCCAGGGTGGAAGTTCAACGAAACGGAAATGAGAGGCATCCCGCTGCGCCTGGAAATCGGGCCAAAAGACATTGAACAGGAAAAAGTGGTATTGGTCCGCAGAGACACCGGAGAGAAGATAGAGGTGGCGAACAACCAGATAGAAACGGAAATAGCTCGCCTGCTGGAAGAAATTCAACATGGACTTTACGAAAAAGCACTTGCGCATCGCTTGTCGGAAACAAGAACGGTACAGTCAATGGAACAATTCAGCGAGATTTTAAATGCCCAGGGCGGTTTCATCAAAGCGATGTGGTGCGGAAAACGTGAATGTGAAGACGCAATAAAAGAACAGACCCAAGCTACTTCTCGCTGTATTCCATTCGAATCGCAAGCGGTGTCGGAAACATGTGTATATTGTAGTCAACCAGCGGATGAGCTGGTTTATTGGGCGAAGGCATATTGA
- a CDS encoding Rrf2 family transcriptional regulator, which yields MSISSRFAVGIHILALIDLNKETASSSEFIAGSVNTNAAVIRKIMGMLKKAGLIEVQPGVAGAKLSRELSEITLFDIYKAVNVVEVNELFSIHDKPHPDCVVGKNIQSTIEPIFMAAQSAMEKVFQNLTLEDIVKDIEAKEHIQ from the coding sequence ATGTCAATCAGCAGCCGATTTGCCGTCGGAATCCATATACTGGCGTTAATTGATTTGAATAAAGAAACCGCCTCATCTTCCGAATTTATCGCGGGCAGCGTCAACACCAATGCAGCGGTCATCAGAAAAATCATGGGAATGCTGAAAAAAGCAGGATTGATCGAAGTGCAGCCAGGAGTGGCGGGCGCTAAACTTTCGAGAGAGTTATCGGAAATCACGCTGTTCGATATTTACAAGGCAGTGAACGTGGTCGAGGTGAACGAATTATTCAGCATCCACGACAAGCCGCATCCCGATTGTGTGGTCGGCAAAAACATCCAAAGCACCATCGAGCCGATCTTCATGGCCGCTCAGTCGGCGATGGAAAAAGTGTTCCAGAACCTGACGCTCGAAGACATCGTGAAAGATATTGAAGCGAAAGAGCATATTCAGTGA
- a CDS encoding cation diffusion facilitator family transporter, producing MEQERFDNLKLGERGAMLSIATYIILSIIKLWVGYLAGSEALKADGLNNVTDIVASTAVLIGLKLSQKPADANHPYGHWRAETVASLVASFIIVAVGLQVTYSAVVSMFQGTSETPGLLSAWTAGFSAIVMYLVYRYNKKLAERINSKAVAAAAKDNLSDAWVSIAAVVGIVGAQFYLPWLDPLAALLVGVLIVKTGWGIFWEATHELTDGFDEELIKSFKETALNTQGVTEVREIRARNYGNRAVVDVTVLVPGDLDIAVAHDISTKVEVKLMKRYDISAVHVHVEPH from the coding sequence ATGGAACAAGAACGATTCGACAATCTGAAATTAGGCGAGCGGGGCGCGATGCTCAGCATTGCTACATATATTATTTTATCCATTATTAAATTATGGGTTGGCTACCTGGCTGGGTCGGAAGCGTTAAAAGCGGATGGCTTGAACAATGTGACGGATATTGTGGCATCAACAGCCGTATTAATTGGTTTGAAATTATCCCAAAAGCCGGCAGACGCCAACCATCCTTACGGGCATTGGCGGGCAGAGACCGTGGCTTCTTTGGTGGCCTCGTTCATCATCGTCGCAGTTGGGCTGCAAGTCACCTACTCAGCCGTCGTGTCGATGTTCCAAGGTACTAGCGAAACACCTGGGCTGCTCTCGGCCTGGACTGCAGGATTTTCTGCTATCGTCATGTATTTGGTATATCGATATAACAAAAAGCTAGCGGAGCGCATCAATAGCAAAGCTGTTGCGGCGGCCGCAAAAGATAATTTATCCGATGCCTGGGTGAGCATCGCCGCGGTCGTCGGGATTGTCGGTGCCCAGTTTTACCTGCCATGGCTCGATCCGCTTGCGGCTCTTCTTGTCGGTGTATTGATCGTCAAAACCGGCTGGGGCATCTTTTGGGAAGCGACTCACGAACTGACGGATGGCTTTGACGAAGAACTTATCAAATCGTTCAAAGAAACTGCGCTCAATACGCAAGGCGTCACCGAAGTCCGCGAAATCCGCGCCAGAAATTACGGCAATCGGGCAGTCGTCGATGTTACCGTTTTGGTGCCAGGTGATTTGGACATTGCCGTCGCACACGACATCTCGACCAAAGTGGAAGTCAAACTCATGAAACGCTATGATATTTCGGCAGTCCATGTGCATGTGGAGCCCCATTAA
- a CDS encoding GNAT family N-acetyltransferase, which translates to MDYIFQAMTQEQAEDIAASWRYQGEYSFYDMNADPEDLEEFLDPEKREGVYFVVLSQNELIGFYSFQQSDKDTVDIGLGMKPELTGKGNGAAFLAAGLEFAKIRYRPKNMTLSVAVFNERAIKLYKKLGFKETESFVQATNGGQYDFVKMTLTGGIAFFEEIT; encoded by the coding sequence ATGGACTATATTTTTCAGGCCATGACGCAGGAGCAAGCGGAAGATATTGCGGCAAGCTGGCGTTATCAAGGAGAATATTCCTTTTATGATATGAACGCAGACCCGGAGGACTTAGAGGAGTTTTTAGATCCTGAAAAACGCGAGGGCGTATATTTTGTGGTTCTTTCCCAAAATGAACTCATTGGGTTTTACAGCTTTCAACAATCTGATAAAGATACGGTGGATATTGGGCTTGGAATGAAACCGGAGTTGACCGGAAAAGGCAACGGCGCGGCATTCTTGGCAGCAGGCTTGGAGTTTGCCAAAATAAGGTACCGCCCGAAAAACATGACTTTATCAGTAGCGGTGTTCAATGAGCGGGCGATCAAGCTGTATAAAAAGCTTGGATTTAAGGAAACGGAATCTTTCGTACAAGCGACGAACGGCGGGCAGTATGATTTTGTGAAGATGACGTTGACTGGTGGAATTGCTTTCTTTGAAGAAATTACATAA
- a CDS encoding anion permease yields MNTQKQGEVNWKLLLICVGIGAIIWFIPAPAGLETDAWHLFSIFVATIVALVIKPIPMGSTAILALTVIALTQILTLEQSLSGFQNTTIWLIVIAFFISRGFIKTGLGTRVSYLFVRLFGKKTLGLSYSMLLSDLILAPAMPSNTARAGGIIFPIIRSLSETYDSRVGDGTERRIGSFLVKVSFQGDMITSAMFVTAMAANPLAVQITQEITGETITWGGWALAALVPGLISLALIPFVIYKLYPPELKETPEASAIAVEKLKEMGPMKKEERYMIGVFVLLLSLWIFGGNFGISATTSAFVGLCVLLLSGVLTWSDIKKEQGAWDTLVWFSVLVMMATYLNELGMIPWFSDLMGNAVGQMSWMMTLVILAIVYFYSHYFFASNTAHVSAMYAAFLSVIVASGAPPLLSALILAFFSNLFSCLTHYGAGPAPVFFGSGYVSQKKWWSLGFIISLIHIVVWFGAGGLWWKALGLW; encoded by the coding sequence ATGAATACTCAAAAACAAGGAGAAGTGAACTGGAAGTTGCTCTTAATTTGTGTCGGCATTGGAGCGATTATCTGGTTCATTCCCGCACCTGCTGGATTGGAAACGGATGCTTGGCATTTGTTCAGTATCTTTGTGGCTACGATTGTGGCATTGGTGATCAAACCGATACCGATGGGAAGCACGGCCATTCTTGCGCTGACGGTGATTGCGTTAACCCAAATCCTTACCTTGGAACAATCGTTAAGCGGATTTCAAAACACGACCATTTGGCTGATTGTCATCGCTTTTTTCATTTCCCGTGGATTTATCAAAACCGGCTTAGGGACACGGGTTTCGTATCTGTTTGTCCGGCTGTTCGGCAAGAAAACGCTCGGCTTGTCGTATTCGATGCTGCTGAGTGATTTGATCTTGGCACCAGCCATGCCATCGAATACGGCACGGGCCGGCGGAATCATTTTCCCGATCATTCGCTCGCTTTCCGAAACGTACGACTCGAGAGTCGGAGACGGCACGGAGCGGCGCATCGGGTCATTTTTGGTCAAGGTCTCTTTCCAAGGAGATATGATCACTTCGGCGATGTTTGTCACGGCTATGGCCGCGAACCCGCTCGCTGTCCAGATTACACAGGAAATCACAGGAGAGACAATCACTTGGGGCGGTTGGGCGCTCGCTGCATTAGTGCCCGGCTTGATCAGTTTGGCGCTCATTCCTTTTGTGATTTACAAATTGTACCCGCCTGAATTAAAAGAAACACCGGAAGCCTCTGCCATTGCGGTAGAGAAATTGAAGGAAATGGGGCCGATGAAAAAAGAAGAACGCTATATGATCGGCGTCTTCGTCCTGCTGTTATCGCTCTGGATTTTTGGCGGAAACTTCGGCATCAGTGCGACGACCAGCGCGTTCGTGGGACTCTGTGTGCTGCTGCTCAGCGGCGTGTTGACCTGGTCGGATATCAAAAAAGAGCAAGGTGCCTGGGATACGCTCGTCTGGTTCTCTGTACTTGTCATGATGGCGACGTATTTGAACGAATTGGGCATGATTCCTTGGTTTAGCGATTTGATGGGGAATGCCGTCGGACAAATGTCGTGGATGATGACCTTAGTAATCCTGGCGATCGTCTATTTTTACTCTCATTATTTCTTTGCCAGCAACACGGCTCACGTCAGCGCGATGTATGCGGCGTTCTTGTCGGTCATCGTGGCTTCAGGCGCACCACCGCTCCTGTCAGCACTGATTCTCGCGTTCTTCTCGAACTTGTTCAGCTGCTTGACGCATTACGGCGCTGGCCCGGCTCCGGTCTTTTTCGGAAGCGGCTATGTCAGCCAAAAGAAATGGTGGAGCCTTGGGTTCATCATTTCCCTTATCCACATTGTGGTCTGGTTTGGCGCAGGCGGCCTATGGTGGAAAGCGCTTGGCCTATGGTAA
- a CDS encoding SDR family oxidoreductase, producing MKILVTGATGKLGSKVVASLLQQVPASDLAVSVRNPEKAEDLRAQGVDVRHGDFDAPETLDQAFQGIDRLLIISTDGDNETRIRQHENAVHAAERAGVKFIAYTSLANATESKNLMAPPHVATEAAIIKTGIPYTFLRNNWYLENEIGSIQAVEAGAPWVTSAGEGKVGWALQQDYADAAVAVLTGSGHENKTYELSGPLLTQEQLASALGDVLDKQVPVKQVSDEEYAEVMKSAGVPDFAIPIVVGIQESIRNGSLEVANSDFEQVLGRPLTPINDGLAQLVSK from the coding sequence ATGAAAATTTTGGTGACAGGGGCAACAGGAAAACTGGGCTCAAAAGTAGTGGCATCTTTATTGCAACAAGTACCTGCTAGCGATCTTGCTGTAAGTGTCCGCAATCCCGAAAAGGCTGAAGACCTGCGCGCTCAAGGCGTAGACGTTCGCCACGGTGATTTCGATGCTCCGGAAACATTGGATCAAGCTTTTCAAGGAATCGACCGCTTATTGATCATTTCAACCGACGGCGACAACGAAACAAGAATCCGCCAGCACGAAAATGCGGTTCACGCCGCCGAGCGCGCAGGGGTTAAATTTATCGCCTATACGAGCCTCGCCAATGCGACAGAAAGCAAAAACCTGATGGCTCCGCCGCATGTAGCGACAGAAGCTGCCATCATTAAAACGGGCATCCCTTATACATTCCTTCGCAATAATTGGTATTTGGAAAATGAAATAGGCAGCATTCAAGCTGTGGAAGCAGGCGCGCCTTGGGTCACTTCGGCTGGAGAAGGAAAAGTCGGCTGGGCTTTACAGCAGGATTACGCCGACGCAGCTGTCGCCGTATTGACTGGCAGCGGCCATGAAAACAAAACTTACGAACTTTCCGGCCCCTTGTTAACACAGGAACAACTGGCTTCGGCACTTGGTGACGTATTGGATAAACAAGTTCCAGTGAAGCAAGTAAGCGACGAAGAATACGCAGAGGTCATGAAGAGTGCCGGCGTGCCGGACTTCGCCATCCCGATTGTCGTCGGCATCCAGGAAAGCATTCGCAACGGTTCGCTCGAAGTCGCAAACAGCGATTTCGAACAAGTTCTCGGACGTCCGCTAACACCGATCAACGATGGTCTGGCGCAGCTGGTTTCAAAATAA
- a CDS encoding ASCH domain-containing protein yields MEHKMKLYEEPFRAIQSGKKTIEIRLYDPKRRKLKEEDTIEFTQLPGEDEKLTVKITKLCTYPTFREMFEDIPAEKFGIVDNNIEKRVKSIHTLYSPAREQEWGSLAIEIELLSS; encoded by the coding sequence ATGGAGCACAAAATGAAACTTTACGAAGAACCTTTCCGGGCAATCCAGTCCGGAAAGAAAACGATCGAAATCAGGCTATACGATCCAAAGAGACGAAAATTGAAAGAGGAAGACACGATAGAATTCACGCAACTGCCCGGCGAAGACGAAAAACTAACGGTGAAAATCACAAAGTTATGCACATATCCTACGTTTCGGGAAATGTTTGAAGACATTCCTGCTGAGAAATTCGGAATTGTGGATAACAATATTGAAAAACGCGTGAAATCCATCCACACCCTCTATTCGCCAGCGCGTGAACAGGAATGGGGCAGCTTAGCGATTGAAATTGAGCTGCTTTCTTCTTAA
- a CDS encoding MFS transporter, translating into MDKKLKGWKDPAVLLLSLGIAGIGDFIYLVAINIIVYQMTGSAAAVAGLWIVGPIVNILTKFWTGSFIDYRSKKSVIIFTYLLRAGFIALIPLAPNVLVIYVILVFLSIVKSFFGPSSVTYITMLVPTGKRKRFNSIHSFTSSGAFIIGPSIGGVLILSGTIETTLWINALFFVLAALLVMRLPKLEDIDRASIPSLTVSQVISDFKVVTDFIAQNKYITCIYLGFTAVLIFSFSMDAQEVVFTQQVIGLSELDYSLLISLTGIGSVSGGLLLSVFSAKISIRSMMVYGLILTTIGYVVYAFSWSFISVMIGFLILGFFIVFMNAGIATFYQNNVPVALMGRITSIFQLFQSTLQIVFLLGVGLLADFISLRITIVVLAVIMLAGAVVLAFFVMKPGKAELFEEEEGMEENVYVQ; encoded by the coding sequence ATGGACAAAAAACTAAAAGGGTGGAAAGATCCAGCGGTTCTCTTGCTGTCACTTGGAATCGCAGGCATCGGGGACTTCATCTATTTAGTAGCGATCAATATCATCGTTTATCAAATGACGGGATCGGCTGCGGCTGTCGCTGGACTGTGGATTGTAGGGCCGATCGTCAATATTCTGACGAAGTTTTGGACAGGCAGTTTCATCGATTACCGAAGCAAGAAATCGGTGATCATCTTCACTTACCTGTTAAGGGCTGGATTCATCGCGCTGATTCCGCTGGCTCCTAATGTTCTGGTCATTTACGTTATTCTGGTTTTCCTGAGCATTGTGAAATCCTTTTTCGGCCCTTCCTCCGTGACCTACATCACGATGCTGGTGCCAACAGGGAAGCGGAAACGATTCAACTCGATTCACTCGTTTACGTCTTCCGGGGCGTTCATTATCGGCCCGTCAATCGGCGGTGTGCTAATTCTCAGCGGTACGATTGAGACGACCTTGTGGATCAATGCCTTATTCTTTGTTTTGGCAGCGTTATTGGTCATGAGGCTTCCGAAACTGGAAGACATCGATCGTGCATCCATCCCATCGCTGACCGTTTCCCAAGTGATCAGCGATTTTAAGGTCGTGACTGATTTCATCGCGCAAAATAAATACATCACATGTATTTATCTGGGCTTCACAGCTGTCCTTATCTTTTCCTTCTCAATGGATGCGCAGGAAGTGGTGTTCACCCAGCAAGTGATCGGCTTGTCGGAACTCGACTACAGCTTATTGATCAGCCTCACCGGCATCGGTTCGGTGAGCGGTGGCCTATTGCTGTCGGTATTTTCCGCTAAAATCTCTATCAGATCGATGATGGTGTATGGCTTGATTTTAACGACAATTGGCTACGTGGTCTATGCGTTTTCTTGGTCCTTCATCTCGGTCATGATTGGCTTTTTGATTTTGGGCTTTTTCATCGTCTTCATGAACGCCGGCATCGCCACTTTCTATCAAAATAATGTTCCGGTGGCGTTAATGGGGCGCATCACAAGCATTTTCCAGCTGTTTCAAAGCACCTTGCAAATTGTCTTTCTGTTGGGAGTCGGCCTGCTAGCGGATTTCATTTCATTAAGGATAACGATTGTCGTCTTAGCAGTAATTATGCTGGCAGGAGCTGTCGTGCTGGCGTTTTTTGTCATGAAACCAGGAAAAGCCGAGCTTTTTGAAGAAGAGGAAGGCATGGAAGAGAATGTGTACGTTCAGTAA